A part of Misgurnus anguillicaudatus chromosome 6, ASM2758022v2, whole genome shotgun sequence genomic DNA contains:
- the LOC129433778 gene encoding UDP-glucuronosyltransferase 2A2-like isoform X2 — protein MDMVTQMLQIILTFTVYCGKVLVFPAGGSHWINMKVLIVELHSKGHIFTVIRGSDSWYIEEQSPYYTSITVDIGKFDDDFMLKFIPRLLKIQRQGRTFWNEMTLVYEMYGRLLEMHQKICDMTAKMFNNETLMNSLEEAKYDLVLTDPAIGAGVLVAHRLGLPLVLNVRWTTYGEAHFDIAPSPLSYVPVTEFQLTDKMTFIQRVMNVVTYIIVLYQNSKYFAYPYEEFTKKYFGPGVDFAYLLRNADIWLMRNDFTFEFPRPTMPNIIYMGGFQCKPAKPLPADLKEFVQSSGEHGVIIMSLGTLIAHLPQDVTNEIAVAFSQLPQKVIWRYTGPRPETLGNNTLLVDWLPQNDLLGHPKTKVFVAHGGTNGIQEAIYHGVPIVGLPLIFDQHDNLFRMQARGTAKVLDFATLDRTVCLDALKEVLYDSSYRENMQRLSRLHRDQPMKPLDRAVFWIEFVMRNGGAPHLRTQSFRMSWIAYHSIDVILTLIVAVFTFVFLTVYIIRHFCFVLIRKKKKCE, from the exons ATGGACATGGTTACCCAGATGctgcaaataattttgacatttacagtttatt GTGGTAAAGTTTTGGTTTTTCCTGCTGGTGGAAGCCACTGGATCAATATGAAGGTCCTCATTGTGGAGTTGCATTCAAAAGGTCACATTTTCACAGTGATCCGAGGATCTGATAGTTGGTACATTGAAGAGCAGTCTCCTTATTACACCTCCATTACTGTGGATATTGGCAAATTTGATGATGATTTCATGTTGAAGTTTATTCCTCGTTTACTGAAGATCCAAAGACAAGGAAGAACATTTTGGAATGAAATGACACTTGTTTATGAGATGTATGGCAGGTTATTAGAAATGCACCAGAAAATATGCGATATGACAGccaaaatgtttaataatgaGACATTGATGAATTCACTGGAGGAGGCCAAATATGATCTTGTTCTTACTGATCCTGCTATTGGAGCTGGAGTGTTAGTGGCACATCGTCTTGGACTCCCGCTTGTGTTAAATGTCCGTTGGACCACGTATGGTGAAGCACATTTTGATATAGCTCCATCTCCCCTATCTTATGTGCCTGTTACAGAGTTTCAACTTACTGacaaaatgacatttattcAAAGAGTCATGAATGTGGTGACATATATAATTGTTCTTTATCAAAATTCAAAATACTTTGCTTATCCTTACGAAGAGTTCACCAAGAAATATTTCGGTCCAGGTGTTGATTTCGCCTACTTACTACGGAATGCAGATATCTGGCTTATGAGAAATGACTTCACTTTTGAATTTCCAAGACCTACAATGCCAAATATCATCTATATGGGCGGCTTCCAGTGCAAACCTGCTAAGCCACTTCCAGCTGATCTTAAGGAATTTGTGCAGAGCTCTGGAGAGCATGGAGTCATCATCATGTCTTTAGGCACCCTTATTGCTCATCTTCCACAGGACGTCACCAATGAGATCGCTGTGGCTTTTTCTCAACTTCCTCAAAAAGTTATTTGGAGATACACAGGACCGCGACCTGAAACTCTTGGAAACAACACATTACTTGTGGATTGGCTCCCTCAAAATGACCTGCTTGGACATCCCAAGACTAAAGTATTTGTGGCACACGGAGGCACCAATGGAATTCAAGAGGCCATCTACCATGGGGTGCCTATTGTGGGTCTTCCTTTAATATTCGATCAACATGACAATCTGTTCAGAATGCAAGCAAGGGGAACAGCAAAGGTTCTAGATTTTGCAACCCTGGACAGGACTGTATGTCTAGATGCATTAAAGGAGGTCTTGTATGATTCATCTTACAGAGAAAACATGCAGAGACTGTCCAGACTTCACCGTGATCAGCCAATGAAACCTCTTGATCGTGCCGTCTTCTGGATTGAGTTTGTCATGAGAAATGGAGGAGCTCCTCATTTACGAACACAATCTTTCAGAATGTCCTGGATTGCTTACCACTCAATAGATGTTATTTTGACTTTAATTGTCGCAGtttttacatttgtatttttgactgtttatataatcagacacttttgttttgttttaatcagaaagaaaaagaaatgtgAGTGA
- the LOC129433778 gene encoding UDP-glucuronosyltransferase 2C1-like isoform X1, with product MKMHRTSLLKLFGLLSALSGSYGGKVLVFPAGGSHWINMKVLIVELHSKGHIFTVIRGSDSWYIEEQSPYYTSITVDIGKFDDDFMLKFIPRLLKIQRQGRTFWNEMTLVYEMYGRLLEMHQKICDMTAKMFNNETLMNSLEEAKYDLVLTDPAIGAGVLVAHRLGLPLVLNVRWTTYGEAHFDIAPSPLSYVPVTEFQLTDKMTFIQRVMNVVTYIIVLYQNSKYFAYPYEEFTKKYFGPGVDFAYLLRNADIWLMRNDFTFEFPRPTMPNIIYMGGFQCKPAKPLPADLKEFVQSSGEHGVIIMSLGTLIAHLPQDVTNEIAVAFSQLPQKVIWRYTGPRPETLGNNTLLVDWLPQNDLLGHPKTKVFVAHGGTNGIQEAIYHGVPIVGLPLIFDQHDNLFRMQARGTAKVLDFATLDRTVCLDALKEVLYDSSYRENMQRLSRLHRDQPMKPLDRAVFWIEFVMRNGGAPHLRTQSFRMSWIAYHSIDVILTLIVAVFTFVFLTVYIIRHFCFVLIRKKKKCE from the coding sequence ATGAAGATGCATCGTACCAGTCTTCTTAAATTGTTTGGCCTGTTATCTGCTCTGTCAGGATCTTACGGTGGTAAAGTTTTGGTTTTTCCTGCTGGTGGAAGCCACTGGATCAATATGAAGGTCCTCATTGTGGAGTTGCATTCAAAAGGTCACATTTTCACAGTGATCCGAGGATCTGATAGTTGGTACATTGAAGAGCAGTCTCCTTATTACACCTCCATTACTGTGGATATTGGCAAATTTGATGATGATTTCATGTTGAAGTTTATTCCTCGTTTACTGAAGATCCAAAGACAAGGAAGAACATTTTGGAATGAAATGACACTTGTTTATGAGATGTATGGCAGGTTATTAGAAATGCACCAGAAAATATGCGATATGACAGccaaaatgtttaataatgaGACATTGATGAATTCACTGGAGGAGGCCAAATATGATCTTGTTCTTACTGATCCTGCTATTGGAGCTGGAGTGTTAGTGGCACATCGTCTTGGACTCCCGCTTGTGTTAAATGTCCGTTGGACCACGTATGGTGAAGCACATTTTGATATAGCTCCATCTCCCCTATCTTATGTGCCTGTTACAGAGTTTCAACTTACTGacaaaatgacatttattcAAAGAGTCATGAATGTGGTGACATATATAATTGTTCTTTATCAAAATTCAAAATACTTTGCTTATCCTTACGAAGAGTTCACCAAGAAATATTTCGGTCCAGGTGTTGATTTCGCCTACTTACTACGGAATGCAGATATCTGGCTTATGAGAAATGACTTCACTTTTGAATTTCCAAGACCTACAATGCCAAATATCATCTATATGGGCGGCTTCCAGTGCAAACCTGCTAAGCCACTTCCAGCTGATCTTAAGGAATTTGTGCAGAGCTCTGGAGAGCATGGAGTCATCATCATGTCTTTAGGCACCCTTATTGCTCATCTTCCACAGGACGTCACCAATGAGATCGCTGTGGCTTTTTCTCAACTTCCTCAAAAAGTTATTTGGAGATACACAGGACCGCGACCTGAAACTCTTGGAAACAACACATTACTTGTGGATTGGCTCCCTCAAAATGACCTGCTTGGACATCCCAAGACTAAAGTATTTGTGGCACACGGAGGCACCAATGGAATTCAAGAGGCCATCTACCATGGGGTGCCTATTGTGGGTCTTCCTTTAATATTCGATCAACATGACAATCTGTTCAGAATGCAAGCAAGGGGAACAGCAAAGGTTCTAGATTTTGCAACCCTGGACAGGACTGTATGTCTAGATGCATTAAAGGAGGTCTTGTATGATTCATCTTACAGAGAAAACATGCAGAGACTGTCCAGACTTCACCGTGATCAGCCAATGAAACCTCTTGATCGTGCCGTCTTCTGGATTGAGTTTGTCATGAGAAATGGAGGAGCTCCTCATTTACGAACACAATCTTTCAGAATGTCCTGGATTGCTTACCACTCAATAGATGTTATTTTGACTTTAATTGTCGCAGtttttacatttgtatttttgactgtttatataatcagacacttttgttttgttttaatcagaaagaaaaagaaatgtgAGTGA